In Pseudomonas sp. DNDY-54, a genomic segment contains:
- the earP gene encoding elongation factor P maturation arginine rhamnosyltransferase EarP: MSVKASWDIFCVVVDNYGDIGVTWRLARQLVAEHGQCVRLWVDDLATFARLCPGTSATAGQQWHEGVEVRHWSPEWPGAEPADIVIEAFACQLPAAYIEAMAGSGRRILWLNLEYLSAEDWVVGCHALPSMQPDGLQKYFFFPGFEQGTGGLIREGDLLARREAFQNDPTLREAFLHGLDLNVQPGARLLSLFAYENPAVAGWLDALAADRRSTHLLVPEGRVLADVAHWLGLEQLSAGDRHGRGALQIDVLPFMTQNQYDMLLWCCDFNAVRGEESFIRAQWAGRPLVWHIYPQEEDAHWDKLNAFLDLYLRDLAPGPAGALRKFWYAWNAGEGSAAAWSSILEHEAELNAHAERWTHKQVANGDLAGKLVFFYTDWL, encoded by the coding sequence TTGTCGGTCAAGGCGAGCTGGGACATTTTCTGCGTTGTCGTGGATAACTACGGTGATATTGGCGTGACCTGGCGGCTGGCGCGGCAGCTCGTCGCCGAGCACGGTCAGTGCGTTCGGCTATGGGTCGATGACCTCGCTACGTTCGCTCGGCTGTGCCCGGGCACCAGCGCTACGGCTGGCCAGCAATGGCATGAGGGTGTTGAGGTTCGGCACTGGTCGCCTGAATGGCCGGGCGCTGAACCGGCGGACATCGTGATCGAAGCCTTCGCCTGCCAATTGCCTGCCGCTTATATCGAGGCGATGGCGGGCAGCGGTCGCCGCATCCTCTGGCTCAATCTTGAATACCTCAGTGCCGAAGATTGGGTGGTGGGCTGCCACGCGTTGCCTTCGATGCAGCCCGATGGCCTGCAGAAATACTTTTTCTTTCCGGGATTCGAGCAGGGTACCGGCGGGCTTATTCGCGAAGGCGATCTGCTGGCGCGCCGGGAGGCATTTCAGAATGATCCGACGCTGCGTGAAGCCTTTTTGCACGGTTTGGATTTGAATGTGCAACCCGGTGCTCGACTGCTCTCGCTGTTCGCGTACGAAAACCCGGCAGTCGCAGGATGGCTGGATGCGCTGGCGGCGGACCGGCGGTCGACGCATCTTTTGGTCCCGGAGGGGCGGGTTCTAGCCGATGTTGCGCATTGGCTAGGGCTGGAACAGCTAAGCGCGGGCGACCGCCATGGGCGTGGCGCATTGCAGATCGATGTGTTGCCGTTCATGACGCAGAACCAGTACGACATGCTTCTGTGGTGCTGTGATTTCAACGCTGTGCGCGGCGAGGAATCGTTTATCCGCGCTCAATGGGCGGGGCGCCCACTGGTCTGGCACATCTACCCCCAGGAGGAGGATGCGCATTGGGACAAGCTCAACGCGTTCCTCGATCTCTATCTGCGTGATTTGGCGCCAGGGCCAGCTGGCGCGCTGCGAAAATTCTGGTATGCCTGGAACGCAGGCGAGGGCAGCGCCGCAGCATGGTCAAGCATCCTGGAACACGAGGCCGAGCTGAACGCCCATGCCGAGCGCTGGACACACAAGCAGGTCGCCAACGGGGATCTGGCTGGAAAGCTGGTGTTTTTTTACACAGATTGGCTATGA
- a CDS encoding NAD(P)/FAD-dependent oxidoreductase, with product MSEAPIAIVGTGIAGLSAAHALHAAGQPVQLFDKSRGLGGRMTSKRSEAGHLDLGTQYFTSRDRRFTETVRHWQTQGWVAEWSPNLYQAREGLLSPSADEQLRWVGVPRMSAIATGLLGDLPIKLSCRITDVFRGEENWTLVDAEGNNHGPFSQVIIAIPAPQASTLLASAPKLAAVAASVAMEPTWSVALGFAKPLETKVEACFVQDDALDWLARHRSKPGRDDLQDVWVLHASSAWSRQHLDMSRESVIEHLHGAFAELIDCVVPAPEFTLAHRWLYARPSQSHEWTALADAHLGLYACGDWCLSGRVEGAWLSGQEAARRLLEQR from the coding sequence ATGAGCGAAGCTCCAATTGCCATCGTCGGCACCGGCATCGCCGGGCTTTCCGCCGCGCATGCATTGCATGCAGCGGGACAGCCTGTTCAGTTATTCGACAAGAGCCGCGGTCTCGGCGGACGCATGACCAGCAAACGCAGCGAAGCTGGGCATCTCGACCTCGGGACTCAATACTTCACCAGCCGAGATCGTCGCTTCACTGAAACCGTTCGCCACTGGCAAACCCAAGGCTGGGTTGCCGAGTGGTCGCCCAACCTTTATCAGGCGCGAGAGGGTCTGCTGTCGCCGTCCGCAGATGAACAATTGCGCTGGGTGGGCGTGCCACGCATGAGTGCGATTGCGACGGGCCTGCTTGGTGACCTACCGATCAAGCTGTCCTGCCGGATCACCGATGTATTTCGAGGCGAGGAAAACTGGACGCTGGTCGATGCCGAAGGGAATAACCACGGACCATTCAGTCAGGTGATCATCGCTATTCCGGCGCCGCAGGCAAGCACCTTGCTGGCCTCGGCGCCAAAACTGGCCGCCGTCGCGGCCAGTGTTGCCATGGAGCCTACCTGGTCCGTTGCCCTGGGCTTCGCCAAACCACTCGAAACCAAGGTGGAGGCCTGTTTCGTTCAGGACGACGCCCTTGATTGGCTGGCTCGACACCGCAGCAAGCCCGGGCGCGACGACCTGCAGGATGTCTGGGTACTACATGCGAGCAGCGCGTGGAGCCGGCAACACCTGGACATGTCCCGGGAATCTGTCATCGAACACTTGCACGGCGCCTTCGCTGAACTGATCGACTGCGTCGTGCCCGCACCAGAGTTCACCCTCGCCCACCGCTGGCTCTATGCGCGCCCGAGCCAGTCTCATGAATGGACAGCACTGGCCGACGCTCACCTCGGCCTCTATGCCTGTGGCGATTGGTGCCTCTCAGGCCGCGTCGAAGGAGCATGGCTGAGCGGTCAAGAAGCTGCACGGCGTTTACTCGAACAGCGTTGA
- a CDS encoding ZIP family metal transporter — MASTQSAAATLRSAWIAHAQANPIIAVGLIGTVLIVVLLLGASGYSAFQNGDESNIRYALLGGTAGFVTTAFGALLAIALGNISTRTQDTMLGFAAGMMLAASSFSLILPGLAAARDLFGSGPAAALTVVVGLGFGVLLMLGLDYFTPHEHEAAGAFGPHHQRVSRVWLFVFAIILHNIPEGMAIGVSFANGDLEVGLPLTTAIAIQDIPEGLAIALALRTTGLSAWRSILVAAASGLMEPIGALVGLGISSGLAVAYPVSLGLAAGAMIFVVSHEVIPETHRNGHQTPATVGLMGGFAVMMFLDTALG, encoded by the coding sequence ATGGCAAGCACTCAAAGCGCTGCAGCGACGCTACGCTCGGCATGGATCGCTCATGCTCAGGCGAATCCGATCATTGCGGTGGGGCTGATTGGCACCGTATTGATTGTTGTGCTGTTGTTGGGTGCCAGTGGCTATAGCGCGTTCCAGAATGGCGATGAGAGCAATATCCGTTATGCCTTATTGGGCGGTACCGCAGGGTTCGTCACGACCGCTTTCGGCGCGCTGCTAGCCATTGCGCTGGGCAACATTTCCACACGCACACAGGACACCATGCTGGGCTTTGCAGCTGGGATGATGCTCGCGGCCAGCTCCTTTTCGCTGATTCTTCCGGGTCTTGCTGCTGCGCGTGATCTATTTGGCAGTGGGCCAGCTGCGGCGCTAACGGTGGTCGTTGGGCTCGGGTTCGGCGTGCTGTTGATGCTCGGATTGGATTATTTCACCCCGCACGAGCACGAGGCCGCCGGGGCCTTTGGGCCTCATCATCAGCGAGTGAGTCGGGTGTGGTTGTTTGTCTTCGCGATCATCCTCCACAACATTCCGGAGGGCATGGCGATCGGGGTCAGTTTCGCTAATGGTGATCTGGAAGTGGGGCTGCCTCTCACCACGGCAATTGCTATACAGGACATTCCGGAAGGCCTGGCGATTGCCTTGGCGCTGCGGACGACCGGTCTCTCCGCCTGGCGATCGATATTGGTTGCCGCCGCCTCGGGGCTGATGGAGCCGATTGGCGCGCTGGTGGGCTTGGGGATATCGAGCGGGCTGGCTGTCGCGTACCCCGTCAGTCTCGGCTTGGCAGCCGGTGCGATGATTTTTGTGGTGTCGCACGAGGTCATTCCAGAAACCCACCGCAACGGCCATCAGACGCCGGCGACGGTCGGCCTGATGGGCGGATTTGCGGTGATGATGTTTCTAGATACTGCCTTAGGGTAG